The following are from one region of the Candidatus Protochlamydia phocaeensis genome:
- a CDS encoding ABC transporter ATP-binding protein, which translates to MKPLLDIKGLKKYFPIYAGLFRKQVGWVKAVDGIDFSIAQGEVLGMVGESGCGKSTAARAAIRLIEPTAGEITFMDQHLMALSPQQLKNLRKDIQMVFQDPYSSLNPRKTIRESIGEALLFHQIVKNKDEQLERTAEVLSQIGLSPDTMERYPHEFSGGQQQRICIGRAIALNPKLIVCDEAVSALDVSIQAQILNLLMELKERLQLSYLFISHDLSVIRHIADRIAVLYKGKIVESRPTQALFENPEHPYTQALLSAIPKMSPKRRSKSI; encoded by the coding sequence ATGAAGCCTTTATTAGATATTAAAGGCCTTAAAAAATATTTTCCGATTTATGCCGGTTTATTCCGCAAGCAAGTCGGATGGGTTAAAGCCGTAGACGGAATTGATTTTTCAATTGCGCAAGGAGAGGTATTGGGCATGGTGGGCGAATCGGGCTGCGGCAAAAGCACAGCCGCACGAGCCGCCATCCGGCTTATAGAACCGACAGCGGGGGAAATCACTTTTATGGATCAGCACCTGATGGCCCTTTCCCCTCAGCAGTTGAAAAACTTGCGGAAAGATATTCAAATGGTTTTTCAAGACCCTTATTCTTCACTTAATCCACGTAAAACCATCCGCGAAAGCATCGGAGAAGCGCTTCTCTTCCACCAAATCGTGAAAAATAAAGACGAGCAGCTTGAGCGGACTGCAGAGGTATTAAGCCAAATCGGGCTCTCTCCAGATACGATGGAACGCTATCCGCATGAATTTTCAGGAGGACAGCAGCAACGCATTTGCATCGGGCGGGCGATTGCCCTGAATCCAAAGCTAATCGTCTGCGATGAAGCTGTCTCAGCATTGGACGTATCCATTCAAGCGCAAATTTTGAACTTGCTAATGGAGCTAAAAGAAAGGCTTCAGCTAAGCTATCTGTTCATTTCCCACGATCTATCCGTCATTCGCCATATTGCAGACCGCATTGCCGTCCTTTATAAAGGCAAGATAGTAGAAAGCAGGCCAACTCAGGCCTTATTTGAGAATCCCGAACACCCTTATACGCAGGCTCTTCTATCTGCCATACCCAAAATGAGCCCCAAAAGGCGATCCAAAAGCATTTAG
- a CDS encoding outer membrane protein: MKKILTLISSVICLFVASTASANPCYESYSNECANVCVNECAPGHFYVGAFGGANWLNFHHFHGVKPKMKVGYTGALSAGYKFSSGVRVEGEIAYRRNELKTRSEEFSTYDSLHHVKVKGHTHSWAYMANVLYDFDQVSDCLYGITPYVGVGVGYAKIHAQIKARDGYNHVRFNGHSDGFAYQAIAGADYRLTEKTSIGVKYTFFEGRKKAQDHSVGVALTQAF, translated from the coding sequence ATGAAAAAAATATTAACGCTGATTTCATCTGTTATCTGTTTATTTGTCGCATCAACTGCTTCTGCTAATCCCTGTTATGAATCCTATTCAAATGAATGTGCGAATGTTTGTGTAAACGAGTGTGCTCCTGGGCATTTTTATGTAGGCGCTTTTGGCGGAGCAAATTGGTTGAATTTCCATCATTTTCATGGTGTGAAGCCAAAAATGAAAGTGGGCTATACAGGGGCGTTATCAGCAGGTTATAAATTCTCTTCTGGAGTTCGTGTTGAAGGCGAAATCGCTTATAGAAGAAATGAGCTTAAGACTAGATCCGAAGAATTTTCTACTTATGATTCTTTGCACCATGTCAAAGTAAAGGGCCATACTCATTCTTGGGCTTACATGGCAAACGTCCTTTATGATTTTGATCAAGTATCTGATTGCCTATATGGAATTACTCCTTATGTTGGCGTAGGCGTAGGCTATGCTAAAATTCATGCGCAAATCAAAGCGCGCGATGGCTATAATCATGTAAGATTTAATGGCCATAGCGATGGATTTGCTTATCAAGCCATTGCTGGTGCTGATTACCGTTTGACAGAGAAAACTTCAATCGGCGTTAAATACACCTTCTTTGAAGGCAGAAAAAAAGCGCAAGACCACAGTGTTGGCGTAGCTTTAACGCAAGCGTTCTAA
- the rpoN gene encoding RNA polymerase factor sigma-54, whose translation MSSKPELPAMQLQQQQKQALNLTQRLIMSAHMQQAIRLLQMPVMELEPFIEEQIVLNPLLEINEESGDKEEGSTGEEKIAERGEEEKEIVIDDRDLSILTRLEEDLRDHFSANENPPLKRSSEEDKLKAYLENSICAEPSLYEQLMSQARDSFENAEEREIAKILIGYIDEFGFLKTPLQEICVLHHLPDQEVKKVLREIQTFEPYGVGASSIQESLLIQMRCLHKEHTLAYQLLQDHYDDLLHNHIPAIQKTLKCSYEDIQKAIEKDIAKLDLHPGMHFSSRPTQPIVPDVSLRQEGDQLIVEVDRDRAPNLRLNHRYLHLLNDPSTASETKHFLKRHLFSARWLVRNLQQRYSTIERIAQSLAQKQYDFFMKPNGTLKPLTMKMLADELNLHESTIARTVANKYINSPRGIFPLRAFFTTKYISEEGEDLSAKTVKDAILDMIAAEDKQHPLSDEKISTLLKQRGINCARRTVAKYRIALQLGNTQQRKKFH comes from the coding sequence ATGAGCTCTAAACCCGAACTTCCTGCTATGCAATTGCAGCAACAGCAAAAGCAAGCGCTCAATCTTACACAACGCCTCATTATGTCTGCTCATATGCAACAAGCTATTCGTTTGCTGCAGATGCCAGTCATGGAATTGGAACCTTTTATTGAAGAGCAAATTGTCTTGAATCCTCTTTTAGAAATAAATGAGGAAAGCGGCGATAAAGAAGAGGGGAGTACCGGAGAGGAAAAAATCGCGGAAAGGGGTGAAGAAGAGAAAGAAATTGTCATTGACGACCGGGACTTAAGCATTTTAACGCGTTTGGAAGAGGATCTACGCGATCACTTTTCTGCTAATGAAAATCCTCCTCTTAAGCGTTCATCAGAAGAAGACAAATTGAAAGCTTATCTGGAAAATTCAATATGCGCAGAGCCAAGTTTATATGAACAGCTCATGAGCCAAGCTAGGGATTCTTTTGAAAATGCCGAGGAACGAGAAATAGCCAAGATTTTGATCGGCTATATCGATGAATTCGGTTTTTTAAAAACCCCTCTCCAGGAAATCTGTGTGCTTCATCATTTGCCCGATCAAGAGGTTAAAAAGGTCTTAAGAGAAATTCAAACCTTCGAACCTTATGGAGTAGGAGCCTCGAGTATTCAGGAGTCTTTGCTCATCCAAATGCGCTGCCTGCATAAAGAACATACGCTTGCCTATCAGCTTCTGCAAGATCATTATGACGACCTTTTGCACAATCATATTCCTGCTATCCAAAAAACATTAAAATGCTCTTATGAAGACATTCAAAAAGCAATTGAAAAAGATATTGCCAAATTGGATTTGCATCCAGGCATGCACTTCTCTTCCCGCCCCACTCAGCCAATTGTTCCCGATGTAAGCCTGCGCCAAGAGGGGGATCAGCTTATCGTAGAAGTCGACCGCGACCGCGCTCCCAATTTGCGGCTCAATCACCGCTATTTGCACTTATTGAATGATCCGTCCACCGCTTCTGAAACCAAGCATTTTCTCAAACGACATCTTTTCTCTGCTCGCTGGCTTGTACGCAACCTGCAGCAGCGTTATTCCACCATTGAAAGAATCGCCCAATCCCTTGCACAGAAGCAGTATGATTTCTTTATGAAGCCGAATGGGACGCTGAAGCCCCTGACAATGAAAATGCTAGCGGATGAATTAAATCTGCATGAGTCCACAATCGCCCGTACGGTGGCAAATAAATATATCAACAGCCCTCGCGGAATCTTTCCTCTGCGCGCTTTCTTCACGACAAAATATATCTCGGAAGAAGGAGAAGATTTATCGGCTAAAACGGTCAAAGATGCCATTTTGGACATGATTGCAGCCGAAGATAAACAACACCCTCTTTCCGATGAGAAAATTTCAACTTTATTAAAGCAAAGAGGAATTAATTGCGCACGACGCACAGTTGCAAAGTACCGCATCGCCCTGCAACTTGGCAATACACAGCAACGCAAGAAATTCCACTAA
- a CDS encoding anti-sigma factor antagonist (This anti-anti-sigma factor, or anti-sigma factor antagonist, belongs to a family that includes characterized members SpoIIAA, RsbV, RsfA, and RsfB.) — translation MVGKTVQDSELLEHLYQKLLTALPSETSSFTVDKFYLAPQNQAIFFDVTSLSSTIIDVLIGYTPLSQPAGLIVSAAIKFALRRLSPSYLKGYYLNRDHLWEKTFLTPQEIIETLQKDLFPILKDLNISISLFYARINLAYQTLTYLNCGLGDVLQINRGLETVRLESCQDPLNPLIDQPLQLIHTLVHPGDWFLFCTNEQLKEEAIKIIKSHFQSDAQHLTSKLREKAGSFSPSSGKGEHFLLAIKIKENQFPSLLPSKTAKFSSDLSQLQSVRSFVHQVCQNIPSDFEKIGWELQLAVNEIFCNIVKYGYTDQSKGEILIEAQLNNEGIYFTLSDKGKAFNPSEIKHPNLAGELESGFGFFIVQQLTNQIAYMPKALPNGWNHFRIFKRYFSEEECMQFTHYIQDKILIITPQGENLDAKGAPAFKEGVLELVRATGLSQLIFDLNKLYFIDSSGLGSFLAVQRTLHNQGGKLKLVNLNKHIKAMFELVSMNRIFDIFDTVDEAAKSF, via the coding sequence ATGGTCGGGAAGACTGTGCAAGATTCTGAGCTCTTGGAGCATCTTTATCAGAAGCTTTTGACTGCGCTTCCTTCGGAAACTTCCAGTTTCACTGTCGATAAATTTTACTTAGCCCCTCAAAATCAAGCCATCTTTTTTGATGTGACTTCTTTATCCTCGACGATAATCGATGTATTGATTGGATATACGCCCTTATCTCAACCAGCTGGTTTAATTGTTTCGGCGGCCATTAAATTTGCCCTCCGTCGCCTTTCTCCTTCTTATTTAAAAGGCTACTATCTTAATAGGGATCATTTATGGGAAAAGACTTTTTTAACACCCCAAGAAATCATTGAAACTTTGCAGAAAGATCTCTTTCCAATCCTCAAAGATTTAAATATCTCTATTTCTTTATTCTATGCCCGTATCAATTTGGCCTACCAAACCTTGACATACCTAAACTGCGGATTAGGAGATGTCTTACAAATTAATCGAGGCCTCGAAACAGTGCGCTTGGAATCCTGCCAGGATCCTTTAAATCCGTTAATCGACCAACCCCTACAATTAATTCACACGTTGGTCCATCCCGGGGATTGGTTCCTTTTTTGCACAAACGAACAATTAAAAGAAGAGGCCATTAAAATCATTAAGAGCCACTTTCAATCCGATGCGCAGCATTTAACCAGTAAGCTTCGAGAGAAGGCCGGCTCTTTTTCTCCCTCTTCCGGAAAAGGAGAACATTTTCTTCTTGCCATCAAAATCAAAGAAAACCAATTTCCCTCCTTACTGCCTTCTAAGACGGCAAAGTTTTCTAGCGACTTATCGCAACTTCAATCAGTCCGCTCCTTTGTCCATCAAGTCTGCCAGAACATTCCTAGCGACTTTGAAAAGATCGGATGGGAGCTCCAGTTAGCGGTTAACGAAATTTTCTGCAATATTGTCAAATATGGTTATACCGATCAATCTAAAGGAGAGATTCTCATTGAAGCTCAACTAAATAATGAGGGAATCTATTTTACGCTTTCTGATAAAGGCAAAGCCTTTAATCCTTCGGAGATTAAGCATCCCAATTTAGCAGGGGAACTAGAAAGCGGGTTTGGCTTTTTCATCGTCCAACAGCTCACAAATCAAATTGCTTATATGCCTAAAGCATTGCCAAATGGATGGAATCATTTTCGCATTTTTAAACGCTACTTTTCTGAAGAGGAATGCATGCAATTCACACATTACATTCAAGACAAAATCTTAATCATTACACCTCAAGGAGAAAATTTGGATGCCAAAGGCGCACCCGCTTTTAAAGAAGGAGTTTTAGAACTCGTTCGTGCAACAGGTTTATCCCAGTTGATCTTTGATCTAAATAAGCTTTACTTCATCGATAGTTCTGGACTAGGGTCATTTCTGGCCGTGCAAAGGACCTTGCATAATCAAGGAGGAAAGCTGAAGCTTGTTAATTTGAATAAGCACATCAAGGCCATGTTTGAGCTTGTTTCCATGAATCGCATCTTTGATATTTTTGATACTGTTGATGAAGCTGCCAAATCCTTTTAA
- a CDS encoding ATP-dependent helicase: protein MSDLLKLNVQQREAVTALEGPVLVLAGAGSGKTRVVTTRIVHLIENGVPPSRILGVTFTNKAAEEMRERVRKLTNHQVLICTFHSLGARVLRESIYALGYQRDFTIYDEDDVEKLLKACLVELNLKDKKMDIKPFRHLISQAKNALQTPDQLLHAEWTTDVEQAFPQVYALYQKKLQEYQAVDFDDLLFLTVKVWKEHPGLLTRYQERWAFVLIDEYQDTNAAQYAMARLLVEKRRNLFVVGDPDQSIYSWRGANIQNILNFERDYPGAKIIRLEQNYRSHTHILQAANALISHNANRYEKKLWSDLGPGEKIKLFIGEDERAEADFVATQIAQHRSKQSIPLNEMVVFYRTNAQSRVFEDYLLGRGVPYIIVGGLSFYQRREIKDILAFLRIAQSGADFISFARTINLPKRGLGEASIEKIRQGANEEGMTILAYCEALLTEKPLRSILRLSAKQKEGVADYMRIIHELRQLAKQGSIRDLVLAAIEGTGYLPYLMEDKETYEERRENLDELIAKAVEWEMSAPDPSLEAFLEELSLKSSLDEADQSQDRLSLMTIHNGKGLEFKVTFLVGLEEDLFPHVNSKNNSEEIEEERRLCYVGITRAKDFLYLSYCHTRYLWGNLRMQKPSRFLKEIPNEHLERCRQSQQVSRAALWEAPSQERVKYVEQPLPKQTEEFSPGDTIFHKDFGIGQIKEAYQGSMGLTYKVLFSKDNSLKTLVAKYAILNRL from the coding sequence ATGAGTGATTTATTGAAATTGAATGTGCAGCAGCGGGAAGCCGTTACAGCTTTGGAAGGCCCAGTCTTGGTTTTGGCTGGAGCGGGATCGGGCAAAACGCGAGTTGTAACTACGCGTATCGTCCATTTGATTGAAAACGGCGTGCCGCCTTCCCGGATTTTGGGTGTGACATTCACAAATAAAGCGGCAGAAGAAATGCGGGAAAGGGTCCGCAAGCTGACAAATCATCAAGTGCTTATTTGCACTTTCCATAGCTTAGGCGCGCGCGTGCTGCGCGAATCGATCTACGCTTTGGGCTATCAGCGCGATTTTACCATCTATGATGAAGACGATGTAGAAAAGCTGTTGAAGGCGTGCCTTGTCGAGCTCAATCTGAAAGACAAAAAGATGGACATTAAACCTTTCCGCCATTTGATCTCGCAGGCAAAAAATGCCTTGCAAACGCCGGACCAGCTTCTGCATGCCGAATGGACAACCGATGTCGAACAAGCTTTCCCTCAGGTATACGCGCTTTATCAAAAAAAGCTGCAAGAATATCAAGCTGTGGACTTTGACGACCTGCTCTTTTTAACTGTCAAGGTGTGGAAAGAGCATCCCGGCTTATTGACGCGCTATCAAGAACGGTGGGCCTTTGTCCTGATTGATGAATATCAGGATACGAATGCCGCTCAATATGCGATGGCGCGCTTGCTTGTCGAGAAAAGGCGTAATTTATTTGTCGTAGGAGATCCCGATCAGTCCATTTATTCCTGGCGTGGCGCCAATATCCAAAATATTTTGAACTTCGAGCGGGACTATCCGGGAGCGAAAATTATCCGCCTGGAGCAAAACTATCGCAGCCATACGCATATCTTGCAGGCGGCCAATGCGCTGATCAGCCATAATGCCAACCGCTATGAGAAAAAGCTTTGGAGCGATCTTGGCCCCGGAGAAAAAATTAAGCTTTTTATCGGCGAAGATGAGAGGGCTGAAGCGGATTTTGTGGCAACGCAAATTGCCCAACACCGCTCCAAGCAAAGCATCCCCTTAAATGAAATGGTGGTCTTCTACCGGACAAATGCTCAGTCGCGTGTATTCGAAGACTATCTATTGGGTAGGGGGGTTCCTTATATTATTGTAGGAGGGCTTTCTTTTTATCAAAGGCGTGAAATCAAGGATATTCTGGCTTTTTTGCGCATTGCGCAATCCGGCGCCGATTTCATTTCTTTTGCCCGCACGATCAATCTTCCCAAGCGGGGCCTAGGAGAAGCTTCAATAGAAAAGATACGCCAAGGGGCTAATGAAGAAGGAATGACAATCCTGGCTTATTGCGAAGCACTGCTAACAGAGAAGCCCTTGCGCTCTATCTTACGCCTGTCTGCTAAGCAAAAAGAGGGAGTAGCCGACTACATGCGGATCATTCATGAACTGCGCCAGTTGGCTAAACAAGGATCAATCCGGGACTTGGTGTTAGCTGCCATTGAAGGGACAGGCTATCTGCCCTATCTTATGGAGGATAAAGAGACCTATGAGGAAAGACGGGAAAACTTAGATGAATTGATAGCTAAAGCCGTTGAGTGGGAAATGTCGGCGCCAGACCCTTCTCTTGAAGCCTTCCTAGAAGAATTATCTTTAAAGTCCAGCTTAGACGAAGCGGATCAGTCGCAAGACCGGCTAAGCTTGATGACAATCCATAACGGCAAGGGGTTGGAGTTCAAAGTGACCTTCTTAGTCGGCCTCGAAGAAGATCTCTTTCCGCATGTCAATTCCAAGAATAATTCCGAGGAAATTGAAGAAGAGCGGCGCCTGTGCTACGTCGGTATTACACGTGCTAAGGACTTCCTTTACTTGAGCTATTGCCATACGCGTTATTTATGGGGAAATTTGCGTATGCAAAAGCCCAGCCGATTTTTAAAGGAAATTCCAAATGAGCATTTGGAAAGATGCAGGCAGAGCCAGCAGGTTTCCCGGGCAGCTTTATGGGAGGCCCCTTCGCAAGAGCGCGTGAAGTATGTCGAACAGCCCTTACCAAAGCAAACAGAGGAATTTTCGCCGGGAGATACCATTTTCCATAAAGATTTTGGTATTGGACAGATCAAAGAGGCTTATCAAGGATCAATGGGGCTTACCTATAAAGTGCTATTTTCCAAAGATAATAGTTTAAAGACTTTAGTGGCCAAATATGCCATTTTAAACCGTCTTTAA
- a CDS encoding bifunctional proline dehydrogenase/L-glutamate gamma-semialdehyde dehydrogenase: MEESPLLQKAKSQIQSVKSRTLSLEERKEAAIALAGLMLEEAQRIQTASERRQQEQLARMMNDPIGKVFTTAITDQCFRSQNPYRVADQLTYVIKKYGVPKYLTTDKRLALKIFTVVGRSLSRLIVPLTIQLIRKETTSVILPGEEDQLAKHMQKRRQEGVRINLNHLGEAILGEEEAQHRLQIYLDDLAKPEVEYISVKISTIYSQINLLAWEETLDILADRLRQLYRAAKRHLYIRPDEKAVPKFVNLDMEEYRDLNLTVALFRKVLDESEFYQYEAGIVLQSYLPDSYLIQQELTIWAMQRLARGGAPIKIRIVKGANLAMEQFESALRLWPQAPYSSKADVDANYKRMVTYGCEKDHAQAAHLGIASHNLFDIAYAMLLRSEKGVEKEVCFEMLEGMADHMRRVVQYLSGDMLLYCPAATKAEFQNAVAYLVRRLDENTAPENFLRHAFDLKPGTEQWQNQADLFARACLNYQTVSYLPRRTQNRLSESAVQEKGVKCFQNEPDTDWSLPQNRKWAEKIMQDWKAKKIKPVPLVIGGNYYGPQGQIGKGEDPAQPGEALYQYTLATEEQVDHALKIAQENEKGWSQTSIQERAHLLAKIAQNMCLHRGDLIGAMVADTGKTIAEADIEVSEAIDFATYYSASLLEWGNLADIKWKPKGTILVAPPWNFPCSIPAGGILAALATGNCVIFKPAAESVLVGWQLVQLFWEAGISQSVLQFITCEDDPVGSRLIRDPRIAAVVLTGATSTAKLFLKMRPDLDLMAETGGKNTLVITAMSDRDLAIKDLVHSAFGHAGQKCSACSLAILEAEVYDDPHFRKQLRDAAASLAVGSQWDLKTRVNPLIRAPNPTLLQGLTQLEEGEEWLLEPKQDPNNPQLWSPGIKLGVRPGSFTFQNELFGPVLGLVRAETFAEALDLMNQTAYGLTAGIHSLDEREQREWLSRIEAGNCYINRTITGAIVERQPFGGCKESSFGKGSKAGGPNYLVQFMHAEQTSLPQEGQEPKGEALSFVNSVGQQSLLPSEDVQRWQAAVKNYAFYYNRYFSKAHDPSLVMGQDNLQCYKPRSHLLLRGQQGDALIDLLLVMAAALICSTQLEVSIEDPAIAAQLHKLALPPSLTIVQETEQELIKRLEKGRIKRVRLLRSPSQPLQEAFAQAACHLNRGPVLANGRLELLHLLREVSISRDYHRYGNLGDRENEPRHPLPGSPEEQQMACGACACHE; this comes from the coding sequence ATGGAAGAGTCTCCCCTCCTTCAAAAGGCTAAATCTCAAATTCAATCCGTTAAAAGCCGTACACTTTCTTTGGAAGAAAGAAAAGAGGCTGCGATTGCCTTGGCAGGCCTGATGTTAGAGGAGGCTCAACGTATCCAAACCGCTTCAGAAAGACGCCAGCAAGAGCAGCTCGCGCGCATGATGAATGATCCCATTGGGAAAGTGTTCACAACGGCTATTACGGATCAATGCTTCAGAAGCCAGAATCCCTATCGGGTGGCGGATCAGCTGACTTATGTAATCAAAAAATATGGGGTGCCCAAGTACTTGACGACTGATAAGCGGCTAGCCTTAAAAATTTTTACAGTGGTAGGCCGTTCGCTTTCGCGCTTGATTGTCCCGCTGACTATTCAGCTCATCCGCAAAGAAACGACCAGCGTTATTCTACCTGGCGAGGAAGACCAGCTGGCCAAGCATATGCAGAAGCGCCGGCAAGAAGGAGTCCGGATCAATCTCAACCACTTGGGAGAGGCGATCTTAGGAGAAGAAGAAGCGCAGCATCGCTTGCAAATCTATTTGGATGATTTGGCTAAGCCTGAAGTCGAGTATATCTCCGTAAAGATTTCAACCATTTACAGCCAGATCAATTTATTGGCATGGGAAGAGACGCTGGATATTCTAGCTGACCGTTTGCGGCAACTTTATCGAGCGGCCAAGAGGCATCTCTATATCCGTCCGGATGAAAAGGCCGTTCCGAAGTTTGTAAATTTGGATATGGAGGAGTACCGCGATTTGAATTTGACAGTCGCTTTATTCCGCAAAGTATTGGACGAATCCGAATTTTATCAATATGAAGCAGGCATTGTTCTACAAAGCTATTTACCTGATTCTTACCTCATTCAGCAAGAATTGACAATTTGGGCGATGCAGCGCTTGGCGCGTGGGGGGGCTCCCATTAAGATCCGCATTGTCAAAGGGGCAAATTTGGCAATGGAGCAATTCGAGTCTGCTCTTCGCCTCTGGCCACAGGCGCCTTATTCTTCCAAGGCGGATGTTGATGCCAATTATAAGCGCATGGTGACGTACGGATGCGAAAAAGATCATGCCCAGGCCGCTCATTTAGGCATTGCAAGCCATAATTTATTCGACATTGCTTATGCCATGTTGCTGCGGTCTGAAAAAGGGGTAGAAAAAGAAGTCTGCTTTGAAATGTTGGAGGGAATGGCAGACCATATGCGCCGCGTTGTCCAGTACTTGTCCGGCGATATGCTGCTTTATTGCCCGGCTGCCACAAAAGCCGAGTTTCAAAATGCCGTCGCCTATCTTGTCCGCCGCTTGGACGAAAATACGGCTCCCGAAAACTTTTTACGCCATGCCTTTGATCTGAAACCTGGGACGGAGCAATGGCAGAACCAGGCAGACCTTTTTGCCCGCGCCTGCTTGAATTATCAAACGGTCTCTTATTTGCCAAGACGGACGCAGAATCGCCTAAGCGAATCAGCCGTCCAAGAAAAGGGAGTGAAGTGCTTTCAGAATGAGCCGGACACCGACTGGTCTTTGCCGCAAAACCGTAAATGGGCAGAAAAAATCATGCAGGATTGGAAGGCAAAAAAGATCAAGCCCGTTCCGCTCGTCATTGGAGGGAATTATTATGGCCCGCAGGGACAAATTGGGAAGGGGGAAGATCCTGCACAGCCAGGCGAGGCGCTTTATCAATATACTCTCGCAACGGAAGAGCAAGTCGACCACGCTTTGAAAATCGCCCAGGAAAACGAAAAGGGCTGGTCGCAGACGTCCATTCAAGAGCGGGCCCATCTGTTGGCCAAAATTGCCCAGAACATGTGTCTGCATCGCGGCGATTTAATTGGAGCGATGGTTGCCGATACGGGTAAAACGATAGCAGAGGCCGATATTGAAGTATCAGAAGCCATCGATTTTGCCACTTACTATAGCGCAAGCTTGCTGGAATGGGGCAACCTGGCAGACATTAAATGGAAGCCGAAGGGGACAATTTTAGTGGCTCCGCCGTGGAATTTTCCTTGTTCGATACCGGCTGGGGGCATTCTAGCTGCTTTAGCGACGGGTAACTGCGTCATTTTTAAGCCGGCAGCAGAATCCGTATTAGTCGGATGGCAGCTTGTTCAGCTTTTTTGGGAAGCCGGGATCAGTCAAAGCGTCCTGCAATTTATCACTTGCGAAGACGATCCTGTCGGAAGCCGGCTCATTCGCGATCCTCGCATCGCTGCCGTTGTTTTGACAGGAGCGACATCCACCGCCAAATTGTTCTTGAAAATGCGTCCCGATTTAGACTTGATGGCCGAAACGGGCGGAAAAAACACTTTGGTCATTACCGCCATGTCCGATCGCGACTTGGCAATCAAAGACCTTGTCCATTCAGCCTTCGGCCATGCAGGTCAAAAATGCAGCGCTTGCAGCCTCGCTATTTTAGAAGCAGAGGTCTATGACGATCCGCATTTCCGCAAGCAATTGCGCGATGCGGCTGCCAGCTTAGCCGTTGGATCGCAATGGGACCTAAAAACACGTGTCAATCCCTTGATTCGCGCTCCCAATCCGACCCTGCTGCAAGGATTGACGCAATTGGAAGAAGGGGAAGAGTGGTTGCTTGAGCCTAAGCAGGACCCCAACAATCCTCAGCTCTGGAGCCCAGGCATTAAATTAGGCGTCAGGCCCGGCAGCTTTACCTTCCAAAATGAATTATTCGGGCCTGTGCTAGGATTGGTCCGAGCGGAGACATTCGCCGAGGCATTGGACTTGATGAATCAAACGGCTTATGGCCTGACGGCAGGCATTCATTCGCTTGACGAACGCGAACAGCGGGAATGGCTGAGCCGCATTGAAGCGGGCAATTGCTATATTAACCGCACGATCACAGGAGCAATTGTTGAGCGCCAGCCTTTTGGAGGGTGCAAAGAAAGCAGCTTTGGAAAAGGCTCGAAGGCAGGAGGGCCGAATTATCTCGTGCAGTTCATGCATGCCGAGCAGACCTCGCTTCCCCAAGAGGGTCAGGAGCCCAAGGGAGAGGCGCTCTCTTTCGTCAACTCTGTCGGTCAGCAAAGCCTCTTGCCTTCTGAAGACGTACAGCGTTGGCAGGCGGCTGTCAAGAACTATGCCTTTTATTATAACCGCTATTTTTCCAAGGCGCACGATCCAAGTTTGGTGATGGGACAGGACAATCTGCAATGCTATAAGCCGCGTTCGCATTTATTGCTGAGAGGCCAGCAAGGAGATGCCCTCATCGATCTATTGCTTGTGATGGCCGCGGCCTTGATCTGTTCAACTCAATTAGAAGTCAGTATCGAAGATCCCGCCATTGCCGCTCAATTGCATAAGCTCGCCCTTCCCCCATCTCTAACTATTGTCCAAGAGACTGAACAAGAATTGATCAAGCGTTTAGAAAAAGGCCGCATTAAGCGCGTAAGGCTGCTTCGATCTCCCTCGCAGCCCTTGCAGGAGGCTTTTGCCCAGGCTGCTTGCCATCTCAACCGCGGCCCTGTTTTAGCGAATGGCAGATTGGAGCTGCTTCATCTTTTAAGGGAAGTGAGCATCAGCCGCGACTATCATCGCTATGGCAATTTAGGCGATCGTGAAAATGAGCCTAGGCATCCTCTTCCCGGGAGTCCCGAGGAACAGCAAATGGCTTGCGGAGCATGTGCGTGCCATGAGTGA
- a CDS encoding four-helix bundle copper-binding protein, with product MAYPKMTGTQYSNLDTPEMHAIMECLSICKACAKKCIEEGHQRIACLCNDCAELCDLAVKFKSCNSEWTQQVLDLCGNICRQCANECGRMQSRYCQECAEACRRSAEACSLHPSYR from the coding sequence ATGGCTTACCCCAAAATGACTGGAACTCAATACTCCAATTTAGATACGCCTGAAATGCATGCCATCATGGAATGCTTGAGCATTTGCAAGGCTTGCGCGAAGAAGTGCATTGAAGAAGGCCATCAGCGCATCGCCTGCCTGTGCAATGACTGCGCTGAACTGTGCGATTTGGCCGTTAAATTTAAAAGCTGCAATTCGGAATGGACCCAGCAGGTTCTGGATCTTTGCGGCAATATTTGCCGGCAATGCGCCAATGAATGCGGGCGCATGCAATCCCGCTATTGCCAAGAATGCGCGGAAGCCTGTAGACGCAGCGCGGAAGCTTGCTCGCTCCACCCTTCCTATCGCTAA